The genomic window TGAGGCACTGCGCATCGAGGCCGATGAACTAGGGCTGCGACCCGACGATCTGCTCGACGTGCTGGCTGAGCTGGCAGTCGCTGGCCCGGCTGTGTGCTCCCTCCGCGCCCTGGCTCGGGCTGTCAGCGCCCCCGAAGACCTGAGCGCATCGGACCTGCGATCAACCGCATCAGAACTGGCTTGGTCTCTTCGTGCCGTCTTCAACGGTGCAGAGATCATGGCGATCCTGGAGAGTGAGAGCGAGCACCCGTACTGGCGGCAGGTGCTGCGCCACTCGTTGGATGGCAACCTGCAGGCGGTGCTCGACGAGTACACCTCCGTCCTCAACGAAGCCCACTCGCTGGACCGTGAGCAACGGGGTGAGCACCTAGGTCGACTGTCCATAGCCTTCAAGGAGGGCAGCGGACTTCAGGCCTCACCACAGGCGATGGACTTCTTCAGCAATGGCGTCGATGCCCCTAATCGCCGCCGCATTCGCACCCACTTCGCCGCCCGCTACGGCCGCGCAGCCGCGGTCGATGACAAGACCATGCAGCGCGAGACCCAGGTCCGCGAGGCGTTCAACTCGCCGTTCTGGCCATTCGTGCTCGCGTCGACGTCTGTCGGTCAGGAGGGGCTGGACTTCCACCACTACTCACACGCCGTGGTGCACTGGAACCTCCCATCTAACCCGGTGGACCTGGAGCAGCGAGAGGGACGGGTCCACCGTTACCGCGGGCATGCGGTGCGCAAGAACGTCGCCGAGAAGCATGGCGGGAACGCTCAACTGGTGGGGGGCGGCAATCCCTGGTCTACCCTCTTTGACCTCGCAGCGGCCGAGCGTGGCGACCGGTCGGAGATCTTCCCGGACTGGGTGTATCCCGGATCTGCCTCGATCCTGCGGCTAGTGCCGGTTTTGCCGATGAGCCGTGGCACTCAGCACTACCGCAGGCTGCTCAAGACTCTCGGTGCCTATCGGCTCACGCTGGGGCAGCCTCGGCAAGAGGAGATGCTCGCCTACGTTGGTGAGCACAGGGAACTCGCGCTGGATCTGGCGCCCTGACGTAGCACATACAGAGGCAACGTGATCGTCGCGGCTAGGCTGAGTCGCACCAGGCCAACGAGACGGAGCGCCCGTGACCACACAGACCGACCAGTCGCGCTACACCCGGCTGCGCACCCTCAACTGGATCGCCGCGGCGTTGCACGCGGTTCAAGCAGTCGCCGTCGTCGTCCTGGCGACCGACTTCACCCTCCCGATCACCGCGACATACCTGTCCGGCCCGCCCGGCACCCCGCCCGGCGACCAGGTCACGCTGTGGGACGTCCCGACCGGCCTGGCCATCGCCGCCTTCCTGGCGCTGTCGGCGATCTTCCACGTCATCGTCGCCTCACCGGGAGCGTTCGACCGCTACCGGGCCGGGCTGGCGCAGGGCCACAACTACTTCCGGTGGGTGGAGTACTCCCTGTCCAGCTCGCTGATGATCGTCATCATCGCCCAACTGGTCGGCATCTCCAACGTGGTCGCCCTGCTCGCGCTCTTCGGCGTCAACGCGTCGATGATCCTCTTCGGCTGGCTGCAGGAGAAATATCACCAGCCCGGGGACGGCGGGTGGCTGCCCTTCATCTTCGGCTGCTTCGCCGGGGCCATCCCGTGGACCGCGGTCGTCATCTACACCATCGCCCCCGGGTCGACGACCGGCGCCGAGCCGCCCGGTTTCGTCTACGGCATCATCGTCTCGCTCTTCCTCTTCTTCAACGTCTTCGCACTCGTCCAGTGGTTGCAGTACAGGCCCGTCGGCCGCTTCCGCAACTACCTCACCGGCGAGACGACCTACATCGTCCTCAGCCTCACGGCAAAGTCAGCGCTGGCCTGGCAGATCTTCGCCGGCACCCTCGTCGGCTGAGGAGGGCCTCACTGGCCGCGCAGCCAACTCGTCGCGGATAGTCGCAAGCCCGTCACGGCCGTCAATAAGGGTGGCGGTACCGTCGAGGACTTCAGTGGTCGTGGA from Ornithinimicrobium cryptoxanthini includes these protein-coding regions:
- the heR gene encoding heliorhodopsin HeR, producing the protein MTTQTDQSRYTRLRTLNWIAAALHAVQAVAVVVLATDFTLPITATYLSGPPGTPPGDQVTLWDVPTGLAIAAFLALSAIFHVIVASPGAFDRYRAGLAQGHNYFRWVEYSLSSSLMIVIIAQLVGISNVVALLALFGVNASMILFGWLQEKYHQPGDGGWLPFIFGCFAGAIPWTAVVIYTIAPGSTTGAEPPGFVYGIIVSLFLFFNVFALVQWLQYRPVGRFRNYLTGETTYIVLSLTAKSALAWQIFAGTLVG